CCCTCTGATGAGTGGGTGCACCGTTCGCTAGCCGTCTTTATCGCCTTTCTCGGCGCGATTGCCCTGGTGCGGGGCTTCCGCCTTCATCGCAAGCGGCGCGTCATTGGCCTGATGACCGGGGGCCTGGGATGCGTCTTCTTTGCGGCATTTCAGGGTGACAGACTTCCGGGCCACGTTGCCGAAGTGGGTGTCACGATCCTTGGCAGCGTATTGATGATCTCCGCCCACAGGTTGAATCACACCTTCTGTAATGATTGTGAGTGTGTTGATGCGTGTGAGGAGTAGCCCCCAGATCACGCGAGGGTCAGGCACGCATTAACGAGCCGCCGGAAAAGAGGAGCGCTGAAGGCGCGCTCCATACCAGCCTGGGGCAACGCCCCAGGTTTAGGTGGCAAGAGTGGTTAAAGGGCTGAAGGCCCGCTCTATAGTCGCGCCTTCAATCCCATACGTATCGTTCATCGAATGTAGTTCGCACTTCGCGTGAAGGCGGGAAATAACAACGATCGAGATTGTGACATTGCGGGAATATAGGTCGGGCCTTCAGCCCTCTTACCGTTTGCTATCCGTAAACCTGGGGCGTTGCCCCAGGCTGGTATAGGGCGCGCCTTCAGCGCTTGAAACAACACCTCGGCTCCCACCCAGACCACAGACGGAATAAATTTGTTGCTGCTATCCCAACAAACTTTTCACCAGGTCGCGAGGATTTAGCCCTGGAATGGCTTGTCCGGTAAGGGCCGTACTGAAGCTGCGGAAAAACGAAGCCGACATCAGGATCGATGCGATCACCTCAGCGTTCCGGTCTTCTGGAATCCGACCGAGTTTCTGTTCTTCCTCGATATAACGTGCGATTCGCGAGATACCTCCACGCGGCCCTTTGGCGCGGCTGTCGAGCATCTTACGGAAACTCTCCAGAAGGAGAGGCTCGGCAAACAGAGACGACAGCATGGGGCCGATCCGTTCGTGGAAACGTTGTAAGCCTTGCAGTGCCGTCAGCAGGTTCCGTTCCGGTGTCTGCTTCCCAATGTTTTCTTCCAGGGCATGCAGCGGTATCAGCATCTGCGGCAGGCTCTGCTCCAGTACGGCGAGCAGAAGCTCGACTCGCCCGGAGAAATGCACGTAGATTGCGCCCTCCGAGCATGGCACCGCTTCGGCAATCGCCCGCGTCGTCACCCCGCTGAGGCCACGCTCGCGGAGCAGTCGATCGGCGGCCTCCACGATCTCGGCCTTGCGGTTTCTCTTTGGTTCTCGTTCCGTCTTACGCTGCATGCACCATCTATCGCGGGAGAAAAGAAACATTTCCCCTTGCTCTGGAGTATAGTACAACTCTCATAGTGAGCGCTCACTCACTATGTAGGGAGCCAATCATGAACAGCACGCTTTTCAGCAAAGTGCTTCTCACCTTTCTGCTGGTCTTCGGCAGCGCCATGTCCTTTGCCTTGGACTGGAGCAAAAACCACCTTCTTAATCCGCTGTGGCATCCACACGCAAAATTCCACGGTGCGGTTCTGCTCTTCTTCTTCGCTGGGGTCGCCGTTACCGGGGTATGGCTACTCTGGCGCGAGTCCGCCGAACCAAAGGTTGCTATTACGGCGGCAGCCGCACTCTCCGCCTCCTACTGGACGCCCTTTTTCTTTATTCCCTATCTATTGCCTGGCTCGTCCTATTGGGCGGGAATCCCGGGGCATGAGCCGCACTTCCATGGAATGGTCTTCTATCCCAACCTTCTGGTGATCGGTGTCTTTCTCGCATTGACCGTTATTGCGTGGAGGATTGGAGTTGGTCGATTGGAAGGCTCAATGGGTGGGTAAGTAGAGACAGGCACGCAAAGCATGTCCCGGGAAGGGCGATGGAAAGGCTATGCAGACCAGACCACCGAAGAAAAGCGCTGAAGGCGCGCCCTATACCAGCCTGGGGCAACGCCCCAGGTTTATGGATAGCAAACGGTAAGAGGGCTGAAGGCCCGACCTATAATCACGCATTTAATCCCATACGTATCGTTCATCAAACGCGATTCCATATCTTGTGAGAAAGGCGCGGAATTCATCCTGGAACGATATCTTGCGGTGATGCTCCGCCTGGGAATCGATATACGTCAACAATGCATCGCGGTCATCTGGCCCAACGGAGAAAACGGCGTATCCGCGTTGCCATGCAAATTTCTTAATTGACTGCTCCTTGAGCCATTTGGATGAAGATGTCTTCAATAACTCAATCAACTCAGATACGCTTGTTGTCCTGGACAGACGAATGGCCAGATGAACATGATCCGCGACGCCACCGATCCGATAACACTCACATCCGGCATTGCGGACGGCAGCAGCCATATAGGCATACAACGGTTCACGAACATTTTCATTCAGGAATGGGTATCGTTCTTTCGTGCTGAACACCACATGAACCAACAGCAGCGATAGAGATTGTGGCATTGCCGGATTATAGAGCGGGCCTTCAGCCCTTTAACATCTTGTGGGCACTGAAACCTGGGGCGTTGCCCCAGGCTGGTATCGGGCGCGCCTTCAGCGCTTTTCGCGATGCCCGGAACGCCTCCCGCACACCAGGATCAGCAGCCTTCAGATCCAATCTCACGAACCACAGCAGCGTCCCTGCAACTGGACAGGCGGACACTTCACGGAGCCGAAAGAACAGAAGACACAGCAATCTCCTGCTTTCGGGCGGAGCACCGTGTGGCACTGGACACACTCATGGAAGAACTGGCAGGAGTCCGTAGGCATTGTCTCCACCGTTGTGTGCCCACACTGCGGACACGTGAGCCGTGATTCGAGAATGGCGTTCGCCGGTGTCACTTTTGCGGTCCTCCGCGATGCAGCTTGAATGGTAATGTTCCACGTTGCGCGGGTGCGGGCCGGGATCCCAACATCGGGGCGAGAATGAATGCGAAGACTGCTCTGGACCACATCGTTTTCATATCACCGGCTCGTCACCTCGACCCGCGCCACTGCTCTAGACACTGTCGCATCCATCTTTGTTCCCGCAAGGTGTCGAATCAACTCCGCCTCGGGTGTCATATGTATAAGGGATTAAGAGCATTATTCCTGTTGCTGGGTATCCCGGAAGAGGAGTGCAGCGGCGTTTTCATTGCGGAAAACGCCCATAGATGCGGAAGCTCTACACGACACCTGCAGGAAAAATGCTCGAGCCTTTCACTGAGGAGAGACAGCGATGCAATTCGCACTGATGATCTACGAAACGCCGGAGCAGTTTTCCAAACGCAGGAACGGCCCAGATGATCCGTACATCGCCGCCTGGAGATCGTACTTCACCGCCATGGTCGAGGCCGGCATCCACGTCGGCGGCGATCCTCTTGAAGTTCCGGAGACTGCAACCACCGTGCGTCTGCAGGACGGTCATCGCCGGTTACAGGACGGCCCCTTCGCCGATACGAAAGAACAGCTCGCCGGCTTCATCATCCTGGAGCTTCCCTCCATCGATACTGCATTGGACTGGGCTGCGCGGTGCCCCGCAGCAGAAGGAGGAGCCGTAGAGGCGCGGCCGCTCTCGCCTGAGTCCAAACAGCGGATCACTGCATGAGTTCAGGCGGCCGCAACGAGATCGATCGCACCATCGAACGCGTGGCGCGCGAGTCGTATGGCCGGCTGATCGCCTATCTCTCTGCGCATACACGCGACCTGGCCAGCGCGGAAGATGCGTTGAGCGAGGCTCTGGTTGCTGCGCTGAAC
This genomic window from Terriglobus albidus contains:
- a CDS encoding MerC domain-containing protein, coding for MQEPQSRAAKTAPSPIDNLGIWTSGLCVIHCLLTPVLLSASAVFAHVLPSDEWVHRSLAVFIAFLGAIALVRGFRLHRKRRVIGLMTGGLGCVFFAAFQGDRLPGHVAEVGVTILGSVLMISAHRLNHTFCNDCECVDACEE
- a CDS encoding TetR/AcrR family transcriptional regulator; this encodes MQRKTEREPKRNRKAEIVEAADRLLRERGLSGVTTRAIAEAVPCSEGAIYVHFSGRVELLLAVLEQSLPQMLIPLHALEENIGKQTPERNLLTALQGLQRFHERIGPMLSSLFAEPLLLESFRKMLDSRAKGPRGGISRIARYIEEEQKLGRIPEDRNAEVIASILMSASFFRSFSTALTGQAIPGLNPRDLVKSLLG
- a CDS encoding DUF6640 family protein, which codes for MNSTLFSKVLLTFLLVFGSAMSFALDWSKNHLLNPLWHPHAKFHGAVLLFFFAGVAVTGVWLLWRESAEPKVAITAAAALSASYWTPFFFIPYLLPGSSYWAGIPGHEPHFHGMVFYPNLLVIGVFLALTVIAWRIGVGRLEGSMGG
- the tnpA gene encoding IS200/IS605 family transposase; this translates as MPQSLSLLLVHVVFSTKERYPFLNENVREPLYAYMAAAVRNAGCECYRIGGVADHVHLAIRLSRTTSVSELIELLKTSSSKWLKEQSIKKFAWQRGYAVFSVGPDDRDALLTYIDSQAEHHRKISFQDEFRAFLTRYGIAFDERYVWD
- a CDS encoding GDCCVxC domain-containing (seleno)protein; this encodes MLESRLTCPQCGHTTVETMPTDSCQFFHECVQCHTVLRPKAGDCCVFCSFGSVKCPPVQLQGRCCGS
- a CDS encoding YciI family protein, which produces MQFALMIYETPEQFSKRRNGPDDPYIAAWRSYFTAMVEAGIHVGGDPLEVPETATTVRLQDGHRRLQDGPFADTKEQLAGFIILELPSIDTALDWAARCPAAEGGAVEARPLSPESKQRITA